The following proteins come from a genomic window of Chlamydiales bacterium:
- the rsfS gene encoding ribosome silencing factor, whose amino-acid sequence MKKSLLVFLNQIAQILFDKKGFNILALDVEQISTLTDVFLIAEGKVDKHVIGLANELIHLLKQKSIMPIHVEGLDQGDWVVIDYGKVIIHLFKPDMRKKYSLERLWHEGKIVDLELSVCKQQKGI is encoded by the coding sequence ATGAAGAAAAGTCTTTTAGTTTTTCTTAACCAGATCGCTCAGATTCTATTTGATAAAAAAGGGTTTAATATCCTAGCGCTTGATGTTGAACAGATTTCAACATTAACAGATGTTTTTTTGATTGCTGAGGGAAAGGTTGATAAACACGTCATTGGGCTTGCAAATGAATTAATTCATCTCTTAAAGCAAAAAAGCATTATGCCCATCCATGTAGAAGGACTTGATCAAGGAGATTGGGTCGTGATCGACTATGGAAAAGTCATTATTCACTTATTTAAACCGGATATGCGAAAAAAGTATTCCCTCGAGAGGTTATGGCATGAAGGAAAAATTGTTGATTTAGAACTATCAGTTTGTAAACAACAAAAAGGAATTTGA
- the fabF gene encoding beta-ketoacyl-ACP synthase II — MSKKRIVVTGMGVVSCFGNDVEIFYDALLAGKSGVKPISSFSCEDYPTRFAAQVPDFDASDYIDRKQERRIDPFIRFATVAGKKALEMAQINRDALGKINKTRSGIIIGSGMGGLNTFYDGTKTLITKGYRRITPFFIPFIITNMAGALLAIDLGFMGPNYSISTACATANYSIVAAANHIRQGDADLMICGGSEAAITPLGLVGFIANKALSERNESPEGASRPWDKDRDGFVMGEGAGILVLESLEHAISRGAPILAEYLGGAVSCDAYHMTAPREDGSGVALCIEKALKDGDLPKEMINYINAHATSTPLGDIAEIEGIHTVFGSHSRHVKINATKSMIGHCLGAAGGVEAIATIQAIRRSKIHPTINLYHPEPCLGDLDPVANISQNLEVTAGLSESFGFGGHNGATIFGPFP; from the coding sequence ATGAGTAAAAAACGGATTGTAGTCACAGGGATGGGGGTAGTTTCTTGCTTTGGGAACGATGTTGAGATTTTTTATGACGCTTTACTTGCAGGGAAAAGTGGTGTCAAACCGATTAGCAGTTTTTCTTGCGAAGACTATCCCACGCGCTTTGCTGCTCAAGTTCCTGATTTTGATGCAAGTGATTACATTGATCGTAAACAAGAACGCAGAATTGATCCATTTATTCGTTTTGCAACTGTAGCTGGGAAAAAAGCCTTAGAAATGGCACAGATTAATCGTGATGCCCTGGGGAAAATCAATAAAACACGCTCTGGGATTATTATTGGCTCTGGTATGGGAGGATTAAATACCTTTTATGATGGAACTAAAACGTTGATAACAAAAGGTTATCGTCGAATTACTCCTTTCTTTATTCCATTTATCATTACTAACATGGCTGGGGCACTTCTAGCTATTGATCTTGGCTTTATGGGGCCTAATTATTCTATATCCACTGCTTGTGCAACAGCAAACTATAGCATTGTTGCAGCCGCTAATCACATTCGTCAAGGGGATGCAGATTTAATGATTTGTGGTGGATCCGAAGCTGCGATTACCCCTCTTGGTTTAGTGGGATTTATTGCAAATAAAGCGCTTTCTGAGCGTAACGAATCCCCAGAAGGTGCTTCTCGTCCCTGGGATAAAGACAGAGATGGTTTTGTCATGGGAGAAGGAGCCGGCATCCTAGTTCTAGAATCGTTAGAACATGCTATTAGTCGAGGTGCTCCCATTTTAGCTGAATACTTGGGAGGAGCAGTGAGTTGTGATGCTTATCACATGACAGCACCACGTGAAGATGGATCTGGAGTGGCTTTATGTATTGAAAAAGCCTTGAAAGATGGTGATCTCCCTAAAGAGATGATTAATTATATCAATGCGCATGCTACATCGACTCCTTTAGGAGATATAGCTGAGATTGAAGGGATCCATACAGTCTTTGGTTCTCACTCTCGTCATGTTAAGATCAATGCGACCAAGTCGATGATTGGACATTGCTTAGGAGCAGCTGGAGGAGTTGAGGCCATTGCAACAATTCAAGCAATTAGAAGAAGCAAGATTCATCCGACAATTAATCTTTATCATCCTGAACCTTGTCTTGGTGATCTTGATCCTGTTGCTAATATTTCTCAGAATCTAGAGGTGACAGCAGGACTTTCTGAATCCTTTGGATTTGGAGGTCATAATGGAGCAACTATATTTGGCCCTTTTCCATAA
- a CDS encoding NUDIX domain-containing protein yields the protein MEHSFGIIPLRWKNKRWETLLVKHIAGHWAFPKGHPKEGENFQETASRELYEETSLRIVRFLPFKPLSESYVIQKEGRKIQKRVTYFLAEVKEEVSIQVEEIEDFKWLAFEEVQTIATFPETRAISWEAEKYLFSRHKRP from the coding sequence ATGGAGCATTCTTTTGGCATTATTCCTCTTAGATGGAAAAATAAGAGATGGGAAACATTATTAGTCAAACACATAGCAGGCCATTGGGCTTTTCCTAAGGGCCATCCTAAAGAAGGGGAAAATTTTCAAGAAACAGCCTCTCGTGAACTCTATGAAGAGACCTCTCTGCGTATTGTCCGCTTCCTTCCTTTTAAACCTCTTAGTGAATCTTATGTGATTCAAAAAGAAGGAAGAAAGATTCAAAAGAGAGTGACTTATTTCTTAGCAGAGGTTAAAGAAGAGGTTTCTATTCAGGTTGAGGAGATTGAGGATTTTAAGTGGCTGGCTTTTGAAGAAGTGCAAACAATCGCAACTTTTCCTGAGACCAGAGCTATTAGCTGGGAGGCAGAAAAATATCTTTTCTCACGACATAAGAGGCCTTAG
- a CDS encoding inorganic pyrophosphatase: protein MKTEEIRDLINSFCRAHPWHGVDIGENAPDELHCYIEIVPTDTVKFELDKKTGLLKADRPQKYSNHCPTLYGLIPQTYAGKLVGTFCSEKIGRQNIEGDHDPLDICILTEKPILRGDILVTAKPIGGIRAIDGNQADDKIIAVLKEDLVYKDIQDIKDCPFNLIERLMHYFLTYKESPEDLMQKNSQRMEILNLYGREEAKEIIRLSQQDYQEEFSKICQSSHR, encoded by the coding sequence ATGAAAACTGAGGAAATACGGGATTTGATCAATAGCTTTTGCCGTGCTCACCCTTGGCATGGGGTGGATATTGGGGAGAATGCACCTGATGAACTCCACTGCTACATCGAGATTGTCCCCACTGATACAGTAAAATTTGAACTTGATAAAAAAACAGGTTTATTAAAAGCAGATCGTCCTCAAAAATATTCTAACCACTGTCCAACACTATACGGTCTGATTCCCCAGACTTATGCAGGTAAATTAGTGGGTACCTTTTGTAGTGAAAAAATAGGCCGTCAGAATATTGAAGGTGATCATGATCCTCTCGATATCTGCATCCTCACTGAAAAACCGATCTTACGAGGCGATATCTTGGTGACTGCAAAACCCATAGGTGGCATTCGAGCGATTGACGGCAATCAAGCAGATGATAAAATTATAGCCGTCTTAAAAGAAGATCTAGTCTACAAAGACATTCAAGATATTAAAGATTGTCCGTTTAATTTGATTGAGCGCCTGATGCATTATTTCCTTACTTACAAAGAATCTCCTGAAGATCTCATGCAAAAAAATTCTCAACGAATGGAAATCCTCAATCTTTATGGTAGAGAAGAAGCAAAAGAGATCATTCGTCTCTCTCAACAAGATTATCAAGAAGAATTCTCTAAAATCTGTCAATCTTCTCATAGATAA
- a CDS encoding Glu/Leu/Phe/Val dehydrogenase dimerization domain-containing protein — protein MGKVAGLIFNEIKVEGYESVIEVIDEPTGLHAIIALHNTSLGPTLGGIRAYPYPSFKEALQDALRLAKAMTYKAAIAETGTGGGKSVIISDPKKPKSKELLLAFAEAVNTLEGTYICAEDVGVRMDDLAVIRQGTHFAVGLPHPKSSGDPSPFTAYGGFLGLKALARQLWGVDSLKGRTVAIQGLGAVGRRLAEYLFWEGAQLVVTDLKEDIVQQIVRDYGAIAVKPSEIYRFPCDIFAPCALGGILNHETIPLLLCKGIAGLANNQLHTEADGQALMNRGILYSPDYVVNSGGLLNVCMEIEKVGYNPLIARQRLERIYDRLLRIYDLSEKKGLPTNLIANELAHYNLQKGVGKRKEPVIFHH, from the coding sequence ATGGGAAAAGTTGCAGGGCTAATATTCAATGAAATCAAAGTCGAGGGATATGAATCTGTCATAGAGGTCATCGATGAACCCACAGGACTGCATGCAATTATTGCTTTGCATAATACATCCCTTGGGCCTACTCTAGGAGGCATTCGTGCTTATCCCTATCCCAGTTTTAAAGAGGCACTCCAAGATGCCCTGCGTTTGGCAAAAGCGATGACCTATAAGGCTGCAATTGCTGAAACAGGGACAGGAGGAGGGAAGAGTGTAATCATCTCTGATCCGAAAAAGCCAAAATCAAAAGAGCTTCTTTTAGCTTTTGCTGAAGCGGTAAATACTCTCGAAGGAACATATATTTGTGCAGAAGATGTTGGAGTCCGTATGGATGATCTTGCAGTGATTCGTCAAGGGACGCATTTTGCGGTAGGTCTACCACATCCAAAATCGAGTGGAGACCCTTCTCCTTTTACGGCTTATGGTGGGTTTTTAGGTCTCAAAGCTTTAGCAAGACAATTATGGGGTGTCGATTCTCTTAAGGGGCGTACAGTCGCAATTCAAGGTTTAGGTGCTGTAGGACGTCGACTCGCTGAATACCTTTTTTGGGAAGGAGCTCAGCTAGTTGTGACAGATCTTAAAGAGGATATTGTTCAACAAATTGTACGTGATTATGGAGCCATTGCTGTTAAACCTAGTGAGATCTATAGATTTCCATGCGATATTTTTGCCCCATGTGCTCTGGGAGGGATACTGAATCATGAAACGATTCCTCTGCTTCTTTGTAAAGGCATTGCTGGCTTAGCGAATAACCAACTGCATACAGAGGCTGATGGACAAGCTTTAATGAATCGTGGTATTCTCTACTCTCCTGATTATGTTGTGAACTCTGGTGGGTTATTAAACGTATGTATGGAAATTGAGAAGGTGGGTTATAACCCTCTTATTGCTCGTCAACGATTAGAAAGGATTTATGATCGTCTGTTGAGGATTTATGACCTTTCTGAAAAAAAGGGGCTTCCAACCAATCTCATTGCTAATGAATTAGCTCACTATAATCTGCAAAAAGGGGTTGGGAAAAGGAAAGAACCGGTCATTTTTCACCATTAA